A single window of Pseudomonas marginalis DNA harbors:
- a CDS encoding proline iminopeptidase-family hydrolase — protein MWREIAPDQQYNVQVDGHNLVVYSFGEGDEVLLCLNGGPGLPCDYLRDAHGWLKDHDLRVVAFDQLGTGASARPTDVSLWEIRRYVEEVETVRQALGLGRVHLLGHSWGGWLGIEYAIHYPDRLKSLILENTVGDIPHLSQELERLRGALGSETVAMMQRHEAMGTLDHPQYQAAITLLNYRHVCRLDEWPEPVKRSLGDWNMGPYETMQGPNEFLYVGNLKDWNRIPEMAAFNMPILITTGQHDELTPACAMRMKMAARHAELHVFPNSSHMPFYEEPQAYFPVLLDFLARHRG, from the coding sequence ATGTGGCGTGAAATTGCCCCCGACCAGCAGTACAACGTGCAAGTCGATGGCCACAACCTCGTGGTCTACAGCTTCGGCGAAGGCGATGAGGTGCTCTTGTGTCTCAACGGCGGGCCGGGCCTGCCGTGTGACTACTTGCGCGACGCCCATGGCTGGCTCAAGGACCATGACCTGCGAGTGGTTGCATTCGACCAGCTTGGCACAGGCGCATCAGCCAGACCGACCGATGTTTCCCTGTGGGAAATCCGCCGTTATGTCGAAGAAGTCGAAACCGTACGCCAAGCCCTTGGCCTCGGCCGCGTGCACCTGCTCGGGCATTCCTGGGGCGGCTGGCTGGGCATCGAATACGCCATCCATTACCCCGACAGGCTGAAAAGCCTGATCCTCGAGAACACCGTCGGCGACATTCCGCATCTTTCTCAAGAACTCGAACGCCTGCGCGGCGCGCTGGGCAGTGAGACCGTGGCGATGATGCAACGCCACGAAGCCATGGGTACCCTGGATCACCCGCAGTACCAGGCCGCGATCACCTTGCTCAACTATCGCCACGTCTGCCGCCTGGACGAATGGCCCGAACCGGTCAAGCGCTCCCTCGGCGACTGGAACATGGGCCCCTATGAAACCATGCAGGGCCCCAACGAATTCCTCTACGTCGGCAACCTCAAGGACTGGAACCGCATCCCCGAGATGGCCGCTTTCAACATGCCGATCCTGATCACCACCGGCCAGCACGACGAACTCACCCCAGCCTGCGCCATGCGCATGAAGATGGCGGCCAGACACGCCGAACTGCATGTATTTCCCAACAGTAGCCATATGCCGTTCTATGAAGAGCCACAGGCTTATTTTCCGGTACTGTTGGACTTTCTCGCTCGCCACCGAGGCTGA